Within the Zea mays cultivar B73 chromosome 10, Zm-B73-REFERENCE-NAM-5.0, whole genome shotgun sequence genome, the region GAGCCGGCGAGCCGGCCGGCATTTCGTCGTCGGATGGCGCCGGCCTCCTCCTCGTCCGCCGGCGTCGCGTGCCtcgtcctgctcctgctcctgctcctcgccGGCGCCTCCGCGGCGCACGGCTCGTTCCAGGCTAGGCGTGCTCTGTCAGGTGCGCCACTCTGTGCTCATGCTTAATTTGTTATACAGTATATAACTTTGCGCCATGTATTCGAGGCTTCGAGCAGATGACCATGGGAGCGGTATAGTGGCGCGATGGCGGAGGTTGCTCGCCGACGCTGCGACTCCAGCGAACAACTCTCTTGTGCTGGCTGCGGCGAGGACTCACCGGAGCGACCCCTTCGCCAACCTTACCGCGTACAGCGGCGGCTGGAACATTAGCGACGAGCACTACTGGGCTGTACGGCACATCACATCACATCCAACGATGTCACAATCCTtcgcctcatcttcttcctctctcgCCGCTCATCCGCGCTTCCTCTGCAGTCCGTGACGTACACCGCGGTGCCCCTCTTCCTCATGGCCGTGCTGTGGTTCGTCGGCTTCGGCATCGTGATGCTCGTCatctcctgctgctgctgctgcttctgcCGGGGCAAGAACGACGCCTACTCGCCGGGGTGCTACCTCAGCTCCCTGGTGCTCCTCATCATCTTCACCATGGCCACAATgtgactgctgctgctgcttcaaCCTATATGCATGTTTCCCTCCCTCAGTGCAAAGATCTCTGCACGTATGCCCTGACGACCCCGCTCGTTTCCTTGTACAAACTGCCGATCCCAGCGCCGGGTGCCTGATCTTGCACGGCGGCAGCGACCTGTTCCACGGGAGCACCATCAGGACCGTCGAGTACGTCTTCGGGCAGGGCAACCTGACGGTGGACCACCTGAGGAACTTCGCCGACAGCTTGGCGGCGGCGAAGGACATCACGATCAACCAGATCTTCCTCCCGGCCGATGTCCAGCAGAAGATCGACGTCGTCGAGGAGAAGCTCAACTCCTCCGCGGGCGTCTTCTCCACTCGCCTGCAGGAGAACTCCAGGAAGATCAAGGGAGTGCTGAACCACATGTGCGTATGGATGGATGGCAGCTTTGACACGATTTGCTATTTTGCTATGGATTTTCCTGGTCTCAGCAAGATCATCAGATTGAGGGGGGCGTTTCTGATAACCGTAGTAAAGAACGTACTTTCGTTTTGCTGATTTCAGGGAGCACGAACTGTTTGCTGTTGCAGCTGTTATGGCTGGCCTATCAATACTCGGATTCTGTAAGCATTCACCTCTCCATGATTCTGTATTCAGCTACATGACATGAGCCCGGAGCCCTCTGGCTGCATGATCTGAacctttttttttttttgtttttttgttttGGGCAGTGTTCTCCGTACTGGGGTTGCGGTTTCTTGTCTCCCTGTAAGTAGTTACAGCATGTAGCTGACTAGTTAACATCTAACCATGTTTGGTGAAAATCATCATTGTTCGTGTCAATTTCTCATCTTGTTAGACATCCATATCATACCTCTGCAGACTGGTGATCGCTGCTTGGATCCTTCTCACCAATACCATCATCAGTTCTGGTCTTTTCCTCCTCTTGCACAAGTAAGCTCTGTTCTCTGAAATTCTGGACATGCAATGCAAATGCAGTATATTGCAGCATGCGTTACAGAACGGGGCCGTTCCGTGCGTGGCAGCGTGGTGGCGGACACGTGCGTCGCGATGGGCGATTGGGTGGCGCACCCGCAGGCGCACAcggcgctggacgacatcctcccgTGCGTGGACGTGGCCACGGCGAACGAGTCGCTGTACCGGAGCCAGGAGGTGACGTCGCAGCTGGTGGCGCTGGTGAACAACGTCGTCGTCAACATCTCTAACCGGAACTTCCCGCCGGGGCTCCGCCCGCTCTACTTCAACCAGTCGGGGCCGCTCATGCCCGTGCTCTGCAACCCGTTCAACCCGGACATGAGCCCCCGCCGGTGCGCGCCCGGCGAGGTCGACTTCGGCAGCGCGGCGCGGGAGTGGAAGCGGTTCGAGTGCCAGACCACGGGGCCGCCGGGGTCGGAGCTGTGCGCCACGCCGGGGCGCGTGACGCCCGCGGCGTACGGCCAGATGACGGCGGCGACGAGCGTCAGCAAGGGGCTCTACGAGTTCAGCCCGTTCCTGGTGCAGCTGCAGGACTGCTCCTTCGTGCGAGAGACATTCACGTCCATCACCAACTATAACTGCCCCGGCCTCGAGCAGTACAGCCGGGACGTCTACGTCGGCCTGGTCGTCATCTCTGCCGGCGTCATGCTGTCCGTCGTCTTCTGGATGGTTCACACACGGCACCGACGGCGGCGCGCCATGCGCAAGCAGCTGTGACTGAGATCTTGATGGCGCGCCAGGCCACGCCACGATTGAGCTTTAGCTGTTACAACCGTGGTCCACGCATCCGTTTCAAATTTGTACAATACTCACTCGGTTCTAAAATTAATCGTTGTCGTTTAATTTCTAATTCTGAAGGAGTCAAATATTTTCAGTTTAATTAAATATATACATATTAATATCTATgatatataatttatattattTAGATACAACGTCAAATCTATTTTTATAATAGTCTATTCAGAAATATAAATATCATTTATTTATTAAATATTTAAATCTAAAAAAGGTTTCATTGACATGAATATGGTTAAAATATCTATTTTAAAACGGAAAACAGTACCATTACATATCTTTAAATGAAAAATCGAAATGACGCACGTGGTGTGGTTGCTCTACTAGGTAATTTTGTGTGTCGGTTGTTAGACTGTCTAGTAGAGCGTAAAAAATAAGAGACGTGTAACTGTAAATCATATTGTTTGACATTGTTTATAAAAATAAGTTTAAAATAAGAGATTAGATAAAAAAATAGGTTAGGAGATCTATTAAAGATAGTCTAGACGTACTGGAAGGGACAAACGTAGCAGCTCAGAGTTAGGATGTTCGTGAACTAGAAGTCTAGAAGCGAGGATAAGCAATGAGAACTAGGGTCGGACCTCGGTGACCTCGGGATGCCACGACACTGGCTCCCTCCATCCCAAAAACCATAGGACTCCTATCTATCAACTAGGGATAGATTTAGATGTCTGAAGATCCGAATTATCCATATTCGTATTCGCTTAAAATGCTAATATAAATATTCATATTCCTATTCGATTTTGATAAGGATATTAAATGGATGTATCCGAATTCAGTTTCTAGTTTTTTCTCTATCTGAATCCAGATTCCTATTCGACAAAACCGTGGAATATTC harbors:
- the LOC100277960 gene encoding uncharacterized protein LOC100277960 precursor, which encodes MAPASSSSAGVACLVLLLLLLLAGASAAHGSFQARRALSDDHGSGIVARWRRLLADAATPANNSLVLAAARTHRSDPFANLTAYSGGWNISDEHYWASVTYTAVPLFLMAVLWFVGFGIVMLVISCCCCCFCRGKNDAYSPGCYLSSLVLLIIFTMATIAGCLILHGGSDLFHGSTIRTVEYVFGQGNLTVDHLRNFADSLAAAKDITINQIFLPADVQQKIDVVEEKLNSSAGVFSTRLQENSRKIKGVLNHMEHELFAVAAVMAGLSILGFLFSVLGLRFLVSLLVIAAWILLTNTIISSGLFLLLHNVVADTCVAMGDWVAHPQAHTALDDILPCVDVATANESLYRSQEVTSQLVALVNNVVVNISNRNFPPGLRPLYFNQSGPLMPVLCNPFNPDMSPRRCAPGEVDFGSAAREWKRFECQTTGPPGSELCATPGRVTPAAYGQMTAATSVSKGLYEFSPFLVQLQDCSFVRETFTSITNYNCPGLEQYSRDVYVGLVVISAGVMLSVVFWMVHTRHRRRRAMRKQL